In one Heteronotia binoei isolate CCM8104 ecotype False Entrance Well chromosome 1, APGP_CSIRO_Hbin_v1, whole genome shotgun sequence genomic region, the following are encoded:
- the LOC132587812 gene encoding insulinoma-associated protein 1a-like has protein sequence MPRGFLVKRTRREGPVSYRIRTLQDDSLAVPPPSGVVLPSAQRKPPRAGGLPESWPPSQSPLRLVSTTLLASYLDRGLNSGSPAPGESAPACTSQSPGLGSACAVAKQANPLPKRAGLGSKEGSPDAVVLLGAFVCQLCQESYPGPLALAQHSCSRIARVEYRCHECSKTFSCPANLASHRRWHKPRGGGHVGGTKENESPEATNSPSMPHPGTVEGSYRCSHCPKRFRRRAYLCKHLALHTVTGPVLSESQRLHGNLTPQCASWPKKPF, from the coding sequence ATGCCTCGTGGGTTCCTGGTGAAGAGGACGCGCCGAGAAGGCCCCGTGTCCTACCGAATCAGAACACTGCAGGACGACTCGCTGGCTGTGCCGCCTCCCAGTGGAGTGGTTCTACCCTCTGCCCAAAGGAAACCACCCAGAGCTGGGGGGCTGCCAGAATCCTggcccccctcccagagccccctgCGATTGGTAAGCACCACTCTGCTGGCCAGTTACCTTGATCGGGGTCTGAACTCTGGATCGCCAGCACCAGGTGAATCTGCTCCAGCCTGCACCTCGCAGTCTCCCGGTTTGGGTTCAGCCTGTGCCGTGGCAAAGCAAGCGAACCCCCTGCCTAAGAGAGCTGGCTTGGGTTCCAAGGAAGGATCTCCTGATGCAGTGGTCTTGCTGGGTGCCTTTGTGTGCCAGCTATGCCAAGAGTCCTACCCTGGCCCGCTTGCCCTGGCCCAACACTCTTGTTCCCGCATTGCCCGGGTTGAGTACCGCTGCCACGAATGTAGCAAGACCTTCAGTTGTCCTGCCAACCTGGCTTCCCATCGTCGCTGGCACAAGCCGCGAGGTGGCGGGCACGTCGGGGGAACCAAGGAGAATGAGAGTCCTGAGGCAACCAACAGTCCCAGTATGCCACACCCTGGCACCGTGGAGGGCAGCTACCGATGTTCTCATTGCCCCAAGCGGTTTCGGCGCCGGGCCTACCTCTGCAAGCATTTGGCTCTGCACACCGTAACCGGGCCAGTGCTGTCTGAGAGCCAGCGACTCCATGGCAATCTCACTCCTCAATGTGCTTCCTggccaaagaagccattttag